The uncultured Bacteroides sp. genome has a segment encoding these proteins:
- a CDS encoding pesticidal protein Cry7Aa gives MIEVKKEGVILSKSDLEFENEGILNPAIIRVGDSVHVFYRAVQLWNQSTIGYCRLDGPFNVAERDDKPLIVPEFDYESQGVEDPRIVKIDDTYYMSYTGYDGSNARGALATSKDLVHFTKKGLIVPDISYAHFVFLVESADKVNENYYHNHKFYYQESDPDKKILLWDKNVVFFPRRINGNLVFLHRIRPGIQIVSVKNIKDLTPEYWENYFQNFQDHIVMDPVYQHESNYIGGGCPPIETKHGWLLIYHGVEETENGLVYSACAALLDLNDPSKELARLPNALFSPEFNWELNGSVNNVCFPTGTALFGDTLFIYYGAADSSIACASLNLTALVEELTTKYRNNEK, from the coding sequence ATGATTGAAGTAAAAAAAGAAGGAGTTATATTATCAAAGTCCGATTTGGAATTTGAAAATGAAGGCATATTAAACCCTGCCATAATTCGTGTAGGCGACAGCGTTCATGTATTTTATCGGGCAGTTCAACTCTGGAATCAATCTACGATTGGTTATTGCCGGTTGGACGGACCATTTAATGTAGCAGAAAGAGATGATAAGCCTCTTATTGTTCCCGAATTTGATTATGAATCACAAGGCGTTGAAGATCCCCGTATTGTTAAGATTGACGATACCTATTATATGTCTTATACGGGATATGATGGGAGCAATGCCCGCGGTGCTTTAGCCACATCAAAAGATTTAGTGCATTTCACGAAAAAAGGACTCATAGTTCCTGATATTTCATATGCACATTTTGTATTTCTTGTAGAATCAGCCGATAAAGTAAATGAGAATTACTATCATAATCATAAATTCTATTATCAGGAATCTGATCCGGATAAAAAAATCCTGTTATGGGATAAAAATGTAGTTTTCTTTCCACGCAGAATTAATGGAAATTTAGTATTTCTGCATCGCATAAGACCTGGAATTCAGATTGTATCCGTTAAAAACATAAAAGATCTGACCCCGGAATACTGGGAAAACTATTTTCAAAACTTTCAGGATCATATTGTGATGGATCCTGTCTATCAGCATGAATCCAATTATATAGGAGGTGGATGCCCTCCCATTGAAACAAAACATGGATGGCTGTTAATATACCATGGAGTAGAAGAAACCGAAAACGGACTAGTCTATTCCGCCTGTGCTGCTTTACTTGATTTGAATGATCCTTCCAAAGAACTGGCCCGACTACCCAATGCATTGTTTTCCCCGGAATTCAATTGGGAACTAAATGGTTCCGTTAATAACGTTTGTTTCCCAACCGGAACAGCCTTATTTGGCGATACCTTATTTATCTATTACGGTGCCGCCGATTCTTCTATAGCATGTGCATCGTTGAATCTAACAGCTTTAGTAGAAGAATTAACGACTAAATACAGAAACAATGAAAAATAG
- a CDS encoding glycosyltransferase — MKNSITPQAEILFITSYPPRECGIATYSQDLITTLNKKFSNSLSIKVCALETGKASYNYPEEVKYTLDTSQIASYTDLAQNINNDSQIQLVLIQHEFGFYKYQEQAFLQLLNDLTKPVALVFHTVLPNPDAQLELKVKNIAAACQSIVVMTKTSAKILMSDYGILRNKITVIAHGTHLVLHLNEDFLKEKHGLASRKVLTTFGLLSSGKSIETTLNALPAIIKQSPEVVFLIIGKTHPEVVKNEGEIYRESLIQIVNDLNIKNHVIFINKYLSLPELLEYLQLTDIYLFTTNDPNQAVSGTFVYAMSCGCPIISTPIPHAKEVLTKNTGIIFDFRNSVQLSAGVNLLLNNNTLRKSFRTNTLQKIVYTAWENSAVAHAMLFKSISDNKIQIKYNLPEINMGHLKSMTTEVGMIQFSKINQPDLSSGYTLDDNARALVATCMYFELTGEKESINLIYKYLAFIKSCQQPSGNFLNYVDLEKNFTDQNKEVNLDDSNGRALWSLGYIVSLKDLLPEAMITDAISIFEKALPSMKAVKSPRSMAFAMKGLFYFHKAEKDTDHLDLVKTYAKRLLMLYKKESSESWEWYESYLTYANSILPEAMLFAFLMTGESIYKDIALTSFKFLLSHIFNKNGIEVISNRSWLLKGQKAARFGEQPIDVAYTIMTLSTFYKEFKDEEYRKKMEIAFNWFLGSNRLHQIVYNPCTGGCYDGLEETHVNLNQGAESTVSYLMARLTIEKYRKINNAV, encoded by the coding sequence ATGAAAAATAGTATAACCCCTCAAGCCGAAATTTTATTTATAACGTCTTATCCACCTCGCGAATGTGGTATAGCAACCTATTCACAAGATCTAATTACCACTTTAAATAAGAAATTCAGCAATTCATTATCTATTAAAGTTTGCGCACTAGAAACAGGCAAAGCCAGTTACAACTATCCTGAAGAAGTAAAATACACTCTTGATACTTCGCAGATCGCTTCATATACAGATCTGGCTCAGAATATTAATAATGATAGCCAGATTCAACTCGTACTGATTCAGCATGAGTTTGGCTTCTATAAATATCAAGAGCAAGCATTTCTGCAGTTATTGAATGATCTTACTAAACCGGTGGCGTTAGTTTTTCACACTGTGCTTCCCAATCCGGATGCACAATTGGAACTAAAAGTCAAAAATATTGCAGCAGCCTGTCAGTCTATTGTTGTTATGACTAAAACTTCGGCCAAGATACTGATGAGTGATTATGGCATTCTGAGAAATAAAATAACGGTGATAGCTCACGGAACGCACTTAGTGCTTCATCTGAACGAAGATTTTTTAAAAGAAAAACACGGTTTAGCCAGTCGTAAAGTACTTACAACCTTCGGACTACTTAGTTCCGGAAAAAGTATTGAAACTACATTGAATGCTTTGCCGGCAATAATAAAACAATCTCCCGAGGTGGTGTTTCTGATTATTGGTAAAACACACCCCGAGGTTGTAAAGAACGAGGGCGAAATATACAGAGAAAGTCTTATTCAGATAGTGAATGATCTCAATATTAAAAACCACGTGATATTTATTAATAAATACCTGTCATTGCCTGAATTGCTTGAATATTTACAGCTTACCGATATTTATCTATTCACCACGAACGATCCCAATCAGGCAGTAAGTGGCACGTTTGTGTATGCCATGAGCTGCGGTTGTCCTATCATCTCCACACCCATTCCACATGCAAAAGAAGTTTTGACTAAGAATACAGGAATTATTTTTGATTTCCGGAATTCGGTACAATTATCAGCAGGTGTAAACCTTTTACTTAACAATAATACGTTGCGCAAAAGTTTTAGAACAAACACTCTACAAAAGATTGTGTATACCGCCTGGGAAAATTCAGCTGTTGCACATGCCATGTTATTTAAATCTATATCTGATAATAAGATTCAGATTAAATACAATTTACCGGAAATTAATATGGGTCACCTGAAGTCGATGACAACCGAAGTTGGGATGATTCAGTTTTCAAAAATCAATCAGCCCGATCTCTCCTCGGGTTATACGCTCGACGACAATGCCCGCGCACTGGTGGCAACTTGCATGTACTTTGAATTGACCGGTGAAAAAGAAAGTATTAATCTTATTTATAAATATCTCGCTTTCATAAAATCCTGTCAGCAACCATCCGGTAACTTTTTAAATTATGTTGATCTGGAAAAGAACTTTACGGATCAGAATAAGGAAGTCAATCTAGATGATTCTAATGGAAGAGCCCTCTGGTCATTAGGCTATATAGTCTCTTTAAAAGATCTTCTTCCCGAAGCAATGATTACTGATGCCATCTCTATCTTTGAAAAAGCATTGCCAAGTATGAAAGCTGTAAAATCGCCCCGTTCAATGGCCTTTGCCATGAAAGGACTTTTCTATTTTCACAAGGCAGAAAAAGACACTGATCATCTGGATCTGGTAAAAACGTATGCTAAACGCTTGCTTATGTTGTATAAAAAGGAATCATCGGAATCATGGGAATGGTATGAAAGCTACCTTACTTATGCCAACAGCATTTTGCCAGAAGCCATGCTATTTGCCTTTTTGATGACTGGTGAAAGCATTTACAAAGATATAGCCCTAACATCATTCAAATTTCTGTTATCGCATATTTTTAATAAGAATGGAATTGAAGTTATTTCCAATAGAAGTTGGTTGTTGAAAGGTCAGAAAGCAGCACGGTTTGGCGAACAGCCCATTGATGTTGCTTACACCATTATGACGCTAAGTACATTCTATAAGGAGTTTAAGGATGAAGAATATCGAAAAAAAATGGAAATAGCATTCAACTGGTTCTTAGGAAGTAACCGACTACATCAAATTGTTTACAATCCATGTACAGGTGGCTGTTATGATGGACTGGAAGAGACCCATGTGAATCTTAATCAAGGGGCCGAATCGACTGTAAGTTATCTAATGGCAAGATTAACTATAGAAAAGTATAGAAAGATAAACAATGCTGTATAG
- a CDS encoding 4Fe-4S binding protein, producing MKKNRISSLSFLSRFFFLMLTPAFFQYFAIGFIWHSIYWGAVTMVMIIWVIFLLLTPVFGRIGCGWFCFMGTAYDCVRHARKPKAEYRKTMTWFRVLMQILFFTSAFAFFYLNVQREIINGFHFNPFRLEPSFNKHYCLVWCVDIGMASLMALLTNKRWGCRNICIFGFPASYLAKYSRLVPIVDTEKCVNCGLCETDCRTGVHLLQYVKDNKGLVADSECVMCGSCSVVCKKDAIRYQFVWNRKKFLNNR from the coding sequence ATGAAAAAAAATCGAATTAGTTCTTTAAGTTTTCTCTCGCGGTTCTTCTTTCTGATGCTAACTCCCGCCTTCTTTCAGTACTTTGCCATTGGATTCATTTGGCATTCTATCTACTGGGGAGCTGTTACAATGGTTATGATTATATGGGTAATATTCCTGCTGCTTACGCCTGTATTCGGACGCATTGGATGTGGATGGTTTTGTTTCATGGGAACAGCATACGATTGCGTACGCCATGCAAGGAAGCCAAAAGCAGAATACCGTAAAACAATGACATGGTTTCGTGTACTAATGCAAATTCTGTTCTTCACCTCTGCCTTTGCATTCTTTTACCTGAACGTACAGCGCGAAATAATAAACGGATTCCATTTCAATCCGTTCAGATTAGAGCCAAGCTTTAATAAGCATTACTGTTTGGTATGGTGCGTAGATATCGGTATGGCAAGCCTGATGGCGCTTCTTACAAATAAGCGATGGGGATGCCGCAATATATGTATCTTCGGATTCCCAGCCTCATATCTCGCAAAATATTCACGGCTTGTGCCTATAGTCGATACAGAGAAATGCGTAAATTGCGGATTGTGTGAAACCGATTGCAGAACGGGCGTGCATCTCCTGCAGTATGTCAAGGACAACAAAGGTCTCGTGGCCGACTCTGAGTGCGTGATGTGTGGAAGCTGCTCTGTTGTTTGTAAGAAAGATGCCATAAGATACCAATTTGTATGGAACAGAAAAAAGTTTCTGAATAATAGATAA